A genomic region of Sideroxydans sp. CL21 contains the following coding sequences:
- a CDS encoding DUF3426 domain-containing protein: MTEITQCPQCGTRFKVTGAQLDAHDGLVRCGRCHEVFDASKHLHDDEPNPQQLSLPIEPEIPAVEAEIPTIETDLAPIFDVPEPKEEPTTLAQQVQFVEELTDEILEMPPKKTSWTAIFAGFLLALILLAQATYYFRIEIGSSLPGLKPLLEDYCALLQCTVALPQKADLVSIESSELESDPNLNNIVTLHALIHNRAPYAQAYPSLELTLTSVQDQPIARRVFHAADYLKAGDNEKQGLPANRDLDIKLHLDTTDLQPSGYRLFLFYPK, encoded by the coding sequence ATGACAGAGATCACGCAATGTCCCCAATGCGGCACCCGTTTCAAAGTGACCGGGGCTCAACTCGATGCGCATGACGGGCTGGTACGTTGCGGACGTTGCCATGAAGTGTTCGATGCAAGCAAGCATCTCCACGACGACGAACCCAATCCCCAGCAGCTCAGCTTGCCCATCGAACCCGAGATTCCGGCGGTTGAGGCCGAAATTCCGACCATCGAGACCGATCTCGCACCCATTTTCGACGTGCCGGAACCGAAAGAAGAGCCAACCACCCTGGCGCAGCAAGTACAGTTCGTTGAAGAACTGACCGATGAAATACTGGAGATGCCGCCAAAAAAAACAAGCTGGACAGCCATCTTTGCGGGCTTTCTGCTGGCGTTGATCCTGCTGGCACAAGCGACCTATTACTTCCGCATCGAGATCGGCTCCAGCCTGCCCGGCCTAAAACCGCTGCTTGAGGACTACTGTGCACTGCTTCAATGCACGGTCGCTTTGCCCCAAAAGGCAGACCTGGTCAGTATCGAATCGTCCGAACTGGAGTCCGATCCCAACCTGAACAATATCGTCACGCTGCATGCCCTGATCCACAACCGCGCTCCGTATGCGCAAGCCTATCCCAGCCTGGAACTTACGCTTACCAGCGTGCAGGACCAGCCCATCGCCCGCCGTGTGTTTCATGCGGCGGATTACCTGAAAGCGGGCGACAACGAGAAGCAGGGGCTCCCTGCCAACCGTGACCTGGATATCAAACTGCACTTGGATACCACCGATCTTCAACCCTCCGGATATCGCTTGTTCCTTTTCTACCCGAAGTAA
- the prmA gene encoding 50S ribosomal protein L11 methyltransferase — MSWLTLAVRAKADYAEALSEALLAHGALSVDMLDADADTPDEQAIFGEPGEPTSAVWQHNLINALFENDADVAGILQACCTELGIDALPEHHIETLEESDWVRLTQAQFDPIRISQRLWIVPTWHTPTDPTAINIALDPGLAFGTGSHPTTRLCLRWLDENIRGGESVLDYGCGSGILAIAAMKLGAGKAIGVDVDEQAVQASRDNALANRVQANFQLPDGAALSQYDVVVANILTNPLRALAPLLAAATRSGGRIVLSGILAEQAEGVMSIYAQWFDLVPAVLEDGWCCLSGVKK, encoded by the coding sequence GTGTCCTGGCTCACGCTGGCAGTGCGCGCCAAAGCCGATTACGCCGAAGCGCTGAGCGAGGCGCTGCTGGCACATGGCGCACTGTCGGTGGACATGCTGGATGCGGACGCCGACACACCGGATGAGCAGGCCATCTTCGGCGAACCTGGCGAACCCACTTCCGCGGTCTGGCAGCACAATCTGATCAACGCCCTGTTCGAGAACGATGCCGATGTCGCTGGCATCCTGCAAGCCTGTTGCACCGAACTCGGCATCGATGCTCTTCCCGAACATCACATCGAAACATTGGAAGAAAGCGACTGGGTGCGCTTGACCCAGGCGCAGTTCGATCCGATCCGCATTTCGCAACGTCTGTGGATCGTACCGACCTGGCACACGCCGACCGACCCCACAGCCATCAACATCGCGCTCGATCCCGGTCTCGCCTTCGGCACCGGCAGCCATCCCACCACAAGGCTATGTTTGCGCTGGCTGGACGAGAACATCAGGGGCGGCGAATCGGTTCTCGATTACGGCTGCGGTTCCGGCATCCTCGCCATCGCCGCCATGAAGCTGGGTGCAGGCAAGGCAATCGGCGTGGACGTGGACGAACAAGCCGTGCAGGCCAGCCGCGACAATGCACTGGCCAACCGGGTGCAGGCAAATTTCCAATTGCCGGATGGAGCAGCACTTTCCCAATACGACGTCGTCGTTGCAAATATCCTGACCAATCCGCTGCGCGCCCTGGCTCCGTTGCTGGCGGCAGCTACCAGGTCGGGCGGACGCATCGTTCTCTCCGGCATCCTCGCCGAACAGGCCGAAGGTGTGATGAGCATCTACGCACAATGGTTTGACCTTGTGCCCGCTGTGCTGGAAGATGGATGGTGTTGTTTGTCAGGTGTAAAGAAATGA